The nucleotide sequence CCTCGTTAGACGCGCGGCATTCGCCCGTGCACATCCGCAACGCCAACCCAAGGAAGACTTCCCATGAAAACCGCATCGCTCGCACTCGCGCTCCTCGTCTTCACCGCCGCGGGGTCCGCCGTCGCGGCACCGCCCGAGCCGCAACGCGAAGTCATCGTTCCGGCCTTCGCCCATGCGATCGCCAACGTGCCCGGCAAGACGCTCACCGCGCTGGTCGTCAGCTACGCACCCGGCGCGAAGACGCCCGCGCATCGCCACGGCCAAGCCTTCGTCGTGGGCTATGTGCTGGAAGGCGCGATCCGCAGCAAGCTCGACAACGGCCAGGAGGTCGTCTACCGCGCGGGCGAGAGCTGGACCGAGCAGCCCGGCGCCCACCACGCGGTGAGCGACAACGCGAGCGCCACCGAGCCCGCGAAGCTGCTCGCGATCTTCGTGGCCGATTCGAAGGAGAAGAACCTGGTCACGCTCGACAAGAAGTGAGCGCTGCGCGAGAGGTGGCTCAGTTACGATCCGCCCCTCCATTCCCACGGGAGCCAGCTTGAGCCACATCAGTGCCGGTGTCGAATACGGACTGCATTGCCTTCTCTATCTGTCGGGGCCTCCCACCGGAGGCACCGAAGCCAGCGTGCGCGACCTCGCCGAGCTCCAGGGCCTGTCGGTGGAGTTCGTGGCCAAGCTCTTCACCAAGCTGCGCAAGGCCGGCCTGACCGAGGCGACCGAAGGAAAGAACGGCGGCTTTCGCCTGGCCAGGCCCGCCGACCGGATCAGCGTGCTCGAGGTGGTGGAAGCCATCGACGGACCGAAGGCGCTGTTCGAGTGCCGCGAGATCCGCGGCCGCTGCGCGGTCTTCGACGGCGAGGCGCCGCGCTGGGCGATGGACGGCGTCTGCTCGATCCACGCCGTGATGCTCGAGGCCGAGGAGCGGATGCGGCAGGTGCTGTCCTCCCAGACGCTGGCCGACCTGGCCCGGCGTGTCGGCGCCAAGGCGCCGCACAGCCATGCGGGCAAGGTCGTGCACTGGATCGAGACGCGCAAGGAACAGGCTTGATGCCTTCCCGCTGAGTCCCCGGAAGAGAACCGGCGACCGAAGCCAGGCCCCCGCGAAAACGCGCTCCCCGCGCGCCGCACCGTGCCGCACAATGCGGCCGACACGCCCCCAAGATCTAGGAGACACCCCGTGGGAGAACTTCTCTCGCTCCTGCGCTTCAGCGCCGGCTCGGGCCATATCTGGCTGGACGAGCAGCGCATGCTGCTCCTGCATGCGCGCGCCTTCGCCGAGCTGCGCAAGGAACTGCTCGACTCGCTCGGCATCGAGCGCGCGCGCGGCCTGCTGGTGCGCATGGGCTTCGCGTCGGGCCTGCGCGACGGCGAGGTGGCGGTGCGCGAGCGCCGCGCCGGCATGCGCGCCGAAGACGCCTTCATGCTCGGGCCGCGCCTGCATTCCATCGAGGGCATCGTCTCGGTGCAGAAGACGCAGCTCGAGTTCGACATCGCGACCAGGCAGTTCTACGGCGAGTTCCTCTGGGAGAACTCGTGGGAGTGCGAGGCCCACGTGGCCGACTTCGGCTATGGCGAGGACCCGCAGTGCTGGTCGCAGATCGGCTATGCCTCCGGCTACACCACAGCCTTCATGGGGCGCATGGTGGTGTTCAAGGAGGTCGAGTGCACGAGCATGGGCGACAGCCGTTGCCGCATCGTCGGCCAGCCGGCCGAGGACTGGCACGACGACCACTACCTCGACTACTTCCGCCAGCACCACGTGGCCGAGAACCTGATCGAGTTCAACCTCGGGCTGCAGCACATCCGCCGGCTGCAGCCGCGGCGCGAGTACGACCAGAAGCTGGTCGGCGTGTCGCCGGGCTTCCGTGCCGCCTTCGAGCTGATGCGCAGCGCGGTCGACAGCGCGATCACGGTGCTGCTGCTCGGCGAGACCGGCGTGGGCAAGGAGGTGTTCGCGCGCTGGCTGCACGACAACGGCCCGCGCGCGCGCCAGCCCTTCATCGCGGTGAACTGCGCCGCGATCCCGGCCGAGCTGATGGAGGCCGAGCTGTTCGGCGTGGAGAAGGGCGCCTACACCGGCGCCCACCATGCGCGCGCCGGCCGCTTCGAGCGCGCGCATGGCGGCACGCTGTTCCTCGACGAGGTCGGCGACCTGCCGCTGGCCGCGCAGGTCAAGCTGCTGCGCGTGCTGCAGACCGGCGAGGTCGAGCGCCTGGGCGCCGAGCAACCGATCAAGGTCGACGTGCGCATCGTCGCCGCCACCAACGTCAACCTGCAGCAGGCGATGCAGGCCGGGCGCTTTCGCACCGACCTGTTCTACCGTCTCAACACCTTCCCGATCTCGATCCCGCCGCTGCGCGAGCGCACGGCCGACATCCCGGCGCTGGTGACGCGCTTCGTCGAGAAGTACAGCGCGCTCTACGGCAAGAAGCTGCGCGGCCTGACCGACAAGGCCGCGCGCGACGTGCAGAAGCACGCCTGGCCCGGCAACATCCGCGAGCTCGAGAACGTGATCGAGCGCGCCGTGCTGCTGGCGCCCGACCATGGCGACATCGAGGCCAGCCACCTGTGGATGTCGCCTCCCGGCATGCCCGACGGCAGCGGGCTCGATGCCAAGGGCCAGGTCGGCGCGCCGGCCGAGGCCGCGGGCGAGGGCAGCGAGCTCGACGCGCTGTGCCAGCGCGTGCTCGAGCAGAACATCGACATCGCCTCGCTCGAGCGGCGCCTGATGCAGACCGCGATGCAGCGCGCCAAGGGCAATCTCTCGCAGGCCGCGCGCCTGCTGGGCATCACGCGGCCGCAGCTGGCCTACCGGCTCAAGAAGGAAGGCCTGCCGGCCTCCTGAGCCGTTCGCGGCGTTTTCACCATTTGATCAAGCTGCACCGCAGCAAATGATCAAACGAGCATCCGGGACTACCCGGTGCTCGCGGCCCGTGGGCATCGC is from Variovorax paradoxus and encodes:
- a CDS encoding cupin domain-containing protein encodes the protein MKTASLALALLVFTAAGSAVAAPPEPQREVIVPAFAHAIANVPGKTLTALVVSYAPGAKTPAHRHGQAFVVGYVLEGAIRSKLDNGQEVVYRAGESWTEQPGAHHAVSDNASATEPAKLLAIFVADSKEKNLVTLDKK
- a CDS encoding Rrf2 family transcriptional regulator: MSHISAGVEYGLHCLLYLSGPPTGGTEASVRDLAELQGLSVEFVAKLFTKLRKAGLTEATEGKNGGFRLARPADRISVLEVVEAIDGPKALFECREIRGRCAVFDGEAPRWAMDGVCSIHAVMLEAEERMRQVLSSQTLADLARRVGAKAPHSHAGKVVHWIETRKEQA
- a CDS encoding sigma 54-interacting transcriptional regulator, which produces MGELLSLLRFSAGSGHIWLDEQRMLLLHARAFAELRKELLDSLGIERARGLLVRMGFASGLRDGEVAVRERRAGMRAEDAFMLGPRLHSIEGIVSVQKTQLEFDIATRQFYGEFLWENSWECEAHVADFGYGEDPQCWSQIGYASGYTTAFMGRMVVFKEVECTSMGDSRCRIVGQPAEDWHDDHYLDYFRQHHVAENLIEFNLGLQHIRRLQPRREYDQKLVGVSPGFRAAFELMRSAVDSAITVLLLGETGVGKEVFARWLHDNGPRARQPFIAVNCAAIPAELMEAELFGVEKGAYTGAHHARAGRFERAHGGTLFLDEVGDLPLAAQVKLLRVLQTGEVERLGAEQPIKVDVRIVAATNVNLQQAMQAGRFRTDLFYRLNTFPISIPPLRERTADIPALVTRFVEKYSALYGKKLRGLTDKAARDVQKHAWPGNIRELENVIERAVLLAPDHGDIEASHLWMSPPGMPDGSGLDAKGQVGAPAEAAGEGSELDALCQRVLEQNIDIASLERRLMQTAMQRAKGNLSQAARLLGITRPQLAYRLKKEGLPAS